The Macaca nemestrina isolate mMacNem1 chromosome 1, mMacNem.hap1, whole genome shotgun sequence genome contains the following window.
ACCCCCACCATAAAAAGAGCATTagaatgcttgaacccatgaacttttctgtttcttggtACACACCGTATCAGTGCTGACAAGGGGTTCCATTGCATGTGCTTTGAAGTCATGTTTTTCTCTCTTAGAGTAGAATTGCCATGTCCAAGGGGTGGGTGGAGTGGGAGAGCAATTACAGGGAAAGATTTTGTTCCAAATCTGCAGAAATAGCCTGAGATTAAAAGTATTTCTTCAATGTTATTCTGCTGCCTGAAATAAACGCTTTGTATTAGGATTTTGCTCTACCCCCAAATCTTATCTCTATTAGGAAAcaactttttctctctttttttttcttttttgagacagagtctcactctgttgcccaggctggatgcagtggcgcgatctcggctcactgcaacctccgctcactgcagcctctgcctcacgggttcaagtaattctcctgcctcagcctcctgagtagctgggattagaggcgtgtgccaccatagccggctaattttttggtatttttagtagagacggggttcagcatattggccaggcttgtcttgaactcctgaccttgtgatccgcccgccttggcctcccaaagtgctgagattacaggcgtgagccactgcacccggccctgtctCTGTTTTTTAAAGGGTCCATTCTCATTCTGCAAGTAAGGAATCCTTTACCTGGCGATCTGGAGTGCCTTCCCAGGGCCTCTGTGGTTGCCTTGTACACATTCGACACGAAATTTAGGGTAGGGTTCACACCGAACAAACCTTTTCTGTTTAGGAAATGGAATTTTCCCTGCGTATGAATGATTTCAACAGGCATTCCGGGAGACCTTTAAATCATGTTAAAGAGACACAATTGAGACTCAGCGTTGGGGAACACCCTGGAAACCCAACCCAGAATTgtataatattcttttaaaaattattattatgtaataaacCAACATCAATTCTTTCCAAAAGAATGGACCATAGTAGAATCTTAAaccaaatcaaaataataataataaaaatgaagaagaaatgaaacagcTCTGGAATTTGATAGCATTATTCTTAAACCATAATTTAGGGAAAAGCTGTAGTTGGCAAAGCTTTCAAATTTCACTTTATACAGTTACAGAAGGAAAGACTACATTATACTTCAGTTCAATAACTAGCATCGAGAATGGAGGAATTGTTCTTTATAGTCTTTGATTGTTTGGTATTTTTCAGTTCAGGACAGGAAATTGGAAATTCAAGTGTCAGCCATATCTCTAGCCTGATTTGAGTTTTGTAGGATGCCTACTGAAATCAGTCAAATACAAGGAACGCTTCATTTCCCCAACTGCATGTTATGATGGAAGGTTTGGGTCTATTTGAGCTCTACCCTGAATCATGTCTCTAGCAGGAAATTACGTGGAAAGTTGGGAAGAATCAAGTTCAACTTAGTTAACAACATGGGGAAATATGTCCTATTGAGAAAATTAAAGCCTTACAATTCTAGAATTAGATCTTCACATCATTCTATCTTAAAGAGGAGGAACTGAAGCTTAGATAAATCATAATAACTTGATGAAGTCACATGAGGGCAGTATTTTAGAGCCTAATGAACTTTCAAGGTGCTGTTCTTTTTCTATTCCCTTTCCTTTAGTCTCTTTGGTCTGTGGATGATCTGTTTCAGGGCCACCATCTCTAAAATACTGAAATTCCTACAGTCCTCACTGAGGGAGGTGCAGAGGACAGGAACCAACCATTTCCCTCTCAATCTTGGTGTGCTTACCCAGTGACTTCCGTATAGCAGACAcgtaatatatattttctttgtgaataactaaattatcagaaaaaaaaaaaaaacaccgtaGGACAGATTCTCTTTGAAAGTCTCTTTGGAGATCATTTTTCACATCTGATAATCTGCCTCCGGTTTCATTGTTTTGTGAATCTGAGGTTTTTGTAGATACATTTAGTCCTTTATTCTCAATTTACACTGTACAGATCTTTGTTCTGTAGATTGGAACATTATTgaagctaattaaaaaatttagggAATTTAGCATTCTgatcaaaaaattatttagatCAGAGTATGTGCTTTAGTTGGTACCATTCCCAAAGAAATCCTCAATGGGATCCAcagcccttcctcccctcccacctcatTAGTTAATTTGGATCCCTGTTtatttcacattcactcaccaaaTTTTAATGGGAAACAAACAGCCCTAGGGTATGTTTTCCGGATGCTTGGGCAATTCTTAGTCCGGTTCTGGatgtttcctctcctttctcctctcccactTCTTTTAAACCCGTTCTGGGGAGACTTGTTTACTGGGGTTGGAGAATCAGAAGCTTGGCCAGGGTGGTGTGAACCTAGTGCCCTCTGGTGGAATTTTGTGAGAATGACAAACTTCTCCCCAAAAGCTTGAGTGTTTTGAGTTTTTTCCTGAGTAGCCTTTAGTGGGAGGACCTTTCTGTTGCATCTTAAATCTAGTAAGTTAATAACATGCAGGCTTATTGCCTACACTGAATATTTGAGAGCTATTATGTTGGGGGTATCACTTGATTACCAGAGGTTTATTGTTATAGAATTAGGCCTCATTACAGGAAACAGGCAGCTAAGTGTTTGTGCTTTTTCATCCCCTCCCGTCAATGTGTAAGAGaggtaaagagaaaaagaaggctcCCAAAGAAAAGTAATTGAAAAAAGTCTAGGAACCAAGAGTAAAGGGGAAATGGCAAGCATTAGAAGCCTTGGTCACAAACAAGTCTTATCCCCAGCACTTGCTCTGGATCTGAGCCCAGAAATGTAAGACCCAGCCAGAAGTTGAGAGTCTGCCAGATTCTCACCCCCTAGGGGAGATGGGGGTCGGGGTAGAGGACAGAAAGTGTTGCATAAACACACTCCTAAGGGAGGTCTAGGGTGTTTACACTGTACTGTTTGCTTCACCTGGGCTTTCTGGCTggctgactttctttctttctcttttcttttctttcttttttctttttttatttttagacatagtctcactctgtcatccaggctagggtacagtggtgcaatctcagctcactgcaacctctgcctaccaggttcaagtgattctcctgccttagcctgctgagcatctgggattataggtgtgtaccaccacgcctggctaatttttgtatgtttagtagagacagggtttcaccatgttgaccaagctggtctcgaactcctgacctcaagggatccacctgccttggccttgcaaagtgctgggattagaggcgtgagccatctttctttcttctttctttcacaatttcatttttttcattttgagataaCTTGCTTCTCCATTGCCATTAGCAAAGTCATTGTGGCCCAGAGGACACAGTCACGCTTGCGTCAGACACACCTGCACTTAAATTCCTGTCTTGCTTCATACCAGCTGTGAGACTTGGGCAAGTCAACCTGCTGGAGTCTCAGTTTTCTAGAGATTCCTTATAGAAAcatttgtgaggattaaaaacaATAACGGAGTCAACTTCAGGAACAAGTTATTGGATTTTATTATACCCCAAAACAAGGAAGAGAGTGGGTGCATTACTAAGGCAATGACTCAGTGTTTAGGACTGTTGTTGTCACCCAGAGAGGTTCACAAAACCTCCAACCTGTCCAGCAACGCATTTAGAAGAAACAGGATTAGGGAAGATTCTGGAAGCAAAGAAGCCTTTATTAAACATAACCATGATCCATAGCTGGAGTATACATAGGAAATTTGGTAACTTGGATAAGGCAAAGCCTTTTCCCTTTAGAAGCCTCTGCTTTAGTGGGTGAGGAAAAACCtcctaaaagaaaatgatttcagCAGCAGTATAAAAGAAAGTGTGTCACCTGTATGAGCAAAATAACAAGGCAGATTTAATGTAAGTGCCCAAGAGTTCCAAAACAAGGGAATCAATAAGAGTTCTGGAGAAGGCCACCTTGGGGGTACTCAGTGTGGTGGGGGTGGATGTAGGTTTATTCTGGGAATTGAATAACATGGTAAATATGTGACTGTAGTATGACTGACTGTGACAtgcaaggaaaagaaatttgCAAAGACCCAAGAATGGTATCTGCTAAATTGCTTGTGCAAGGGTGGTCATGGTGAAATAGGAAAGTTTGGGCTAGAGTAAGAGTAATAAAATGAGAAGTCAGGAAAGTACTGAGCATTTGAATTCTATAAAAATGCTATAGCATTTGAATTCTATACAAATTTAAATTATGGAAATTTGAAATgttattaagtattttaaaagtctcactttatatgtaacatttgaaatgaagcCAATTCTTGAAAGCtaggggaagagaaggaggcaAAACGAGCATAATTTCAGCCTGTATGAATTAATTATAAATTCTATCATGCTGCTTCCATGTGGTGACACCACTTTGGTGAGCACATAAAGTGCCCACTTTTCTTTATCAAGATGGGACTTGAATGGGTCCAGTTGTGAGTTGTGAGAAGTCTTGATTCCCTCAGGTAAAAGGCAATCCCTTGTGCCTGACGAAGAAGCTAGTGACAGCATAACTGCTAGACTCTGTTCTCCTCCCTTCACAGCTCTTCCTTCTGTTACATTCTCTTCTCCCAGTGGCTTTTCTTGCACACTAATTTGTTCTCCTggtccttttccttccctccctcaaaTCCCATCAGCATCTCTTTCTCAATCCCTCTCCCCTTATCTTCTCAGTAATTAGAGGCTCAGAGACAGAAAATGCACCAgcacgggcatggtggcagcctcctgtaattgcagctactcgggaggctgaggcaggagattcgcttgaactcgggaggcggaggttacagtgagctgagattgtgccattgcactccagcctgagcaacagagtgagactccgcctcaaaaaaaaaaaaagaaaaaagaaaaaagaaaatgaaccagCAGACAGGAACAACTCCTAGCCTTCAAGGCCATTACCTTCACCAAGGAGGGTACCATGCTCATGGCTGAGGAGCCCACAGGAGGAAGATGAGGTGGACGATGTGACAGCCATTGTAGGCCCTGTCTCAGGTGGAGCACTTTGCAAGGAGGAGAGCCTGGTCCTCTTTCTCTGACTGCTCCACTTCCTGTAGCAACTTGTAGAGGGGTCCTGGGGTGCTTGCATAATATGGAGCTTCTTTGGGTCTGGTCAGCTTCAAGCTTGGATTGTAACAATGATACCAAAAGGAAGAGAAGCCATAGATACCCAACAGGAATGAGGCATCGATCATAACATGCCAGCAGAAGAAGGTGGTGACAAACATGATGTCACTGATGTCATCATCTTGCCATGGGTAGCCAGAGACAGGTCTGTATAGAATAAAGCCTGCCTGCATCAGCCAGGAGCCCATCGTCAGGATCAGAAAGGTCTCCATCAGCTGGAGATGACACATGTTGGGAGCCCACAGCTGTGCAGTCAACACCAGCAACAGCAGGAACACCACCAAAATGAGCAGAGAGTGAACGTGCAGCTCCACCCCTTCTGAGTCTTTAGCATGTGACACCATCAGCAGCAGGAGCTGGTAGATGATCAGGACCAGGGTACCTTTTTCTAGGCCCACACACCTCTGAGGCAGCACGTTCTTGCTCATGAAGTCCACGCAGCCATTGAGAGTGAGGAGGATGAACATGGTGAGGTGCTGCCACTCTTTGGGGTACATGAACCTTGGTGGCAGCTCCCTGTTCATCAATATCAACCCTCCTTTAATGCAACTGACCTCATAAACTGTCAACAGGGAGCCAGTCGCCATCTTCAACAAACCTCCATAGGATATTTTCCACAGCCTGGCACATCTTCCCTTATTCCTGGGAGGGGATGAAGGATATAGGAGAGAGTCACTGAATATTATAGCTTTGGAAATTACTACTGCCTGATATAGTCCATATAAGAACAGAAACAGCCCTGGATACACATGACCAATAAAGGTTCCCATGGAACCATCAATCTGTCCACTGAAGGAGAGAAAAGCAATACTCAGGCACAGCCTCACTTTATGCAGCCACTTCAAGTTCTGGGCTTTGGAAAGAACTGCCTTCCACCTACTTTTATCATCTCACCGCACCCACTGCTCCCCCACAAAAAGGAAATGTTTCTCAAGACAAGCCTACACATTTGGTGGAATATGGTCtatcattccattccattctggTACATTGGGAATGCACTGGCTTCTGCCAAAGAAGTTGGTGAATGGGCTTTCAGAGGACCCTCTTACAGCCCTTGAGGTGCTTCTGGTTATACTCATCCATACGTCCCATGGCTTCCTTCCTCTTGTCCTTCCCAGAGCTcggaggagaaaaggagaggaaaatggaGTGGGTTGCCATGACGGTATCCAACAAATTATGGACACTCATAAACTCTTGAGTATACTTTAGTCCTTCTCAGACATCATTTTGTTCCAATTGTAAAgtcaaacattttctttatggATACTTTTGAACATTTGGATATATAGTATATTTAGCACCTATCTGGCTTTTCTACTTATCTATGATAGACTCATCTTGAAGACCTCCAAGAAAGCCCCCTTGAACATCCCCCTGTTACCCGCTCACATTCCCCCAACCACCACcacttcaaaatttttttttttttttttttttttttttttttttttgagacggagtctctctctgtcgtccaggctggagtgcagtggccggatctcagctcactgcaagctccgcctcccgggttcacgccattctcctgcctcagcctcccgagcagctgggactacaggcgcccgccacctcgcccggctagtttttttgtattttttagtagagacgggtttcaccgtgttagccaggatggtctcgatctcctgacctcttgatccgcccgtctcggcctcccaaagtgctgggattacaggcttgagccaccacgcccggcctaccaCTTCAAAATTTCTACCGGCCAGGAGATGAATCTGAAAAGCTGCCCCTGGGTATTGATTTTAGGGGCTGTGGTGATTTTGTAGTAGTGTCAGCATAACTGAGCTTGAACCCAGAATTTCCTTCCCAGTGTGGTTCCAAATTAGGTTTGGCTACAGGTGGAATTTACTTGAGAATCTGAAGGCGGAAGTGAAGCAGCAACCTAAGAATACTCCGAAGGCGTAGGGTGCTGGGTACTGCTGTAGTTCATGCATTGCATCACTGTTCTGCAGGCTCACCTCCCAGATGAGCAGTGGCCAGGCTTAGAGCTGCCCTGAGCTACTCTTTGCGTGAAGGGCGCCAATTCCTTCTGCAGGTTGCCTGCCACTGAAGTATGAGATAGGGAGAGGACATGGGCTCCAGTTTGTCCTGGtaggttttggttttggtttgtctTTGGCCTTCCCTCATTCATATAATATGGTTCTTGCTGACTGCTGCCACCTCAACCTGAAATGACTTCAGGTCCCCAACACAGCAGAGAGAAAACAGCTTTCCATAGATGTTGTCCCCAGCTCCCATGTGTAAGGTCTAGTTTCTATCAGGCATCCGTATCCCATCACTCTGCTTCCATCAGCCATCCCTAACTGATATAAGAAAGTAAGATGAGTCCTGAAAATGGGGATACCACTGAGAGGAATCACCCCAGTGAGCTGGTATTGGCCACTGATATTTTCATATGAAATAGCCACCAGCTTCCTTTCTCAGTGATTACTTGTTGAGTGTCTAATGCATCTAGGAGGACAGAGTTCTAGGTATTGGGTAACAGCCCTCCGAGCCTGAGAAAGGGGGATGGTGGAGAACAAGATACAGGGAATGTGAAGCATCCCTGGGCACACAAGTGATTCTGGGTTTATTGCAGAGGGTCCCTGCAGCAGGAGTTTCTCTGAGGGCAATAGGTGTGCTGAGGCAAGTGGAAGTTCATCACAGATGGTGAACCTTGCTGACTCAGTCCTCTGCGTAATCATCCCTGCTCACACTACAAGCAATGCTGTAAAGCAGAGGCAACACCTGTGTGCTGATGGCGCCCccagtggggaggaggagagtTTACACACAGGGCACAGTGCTGCCTCTGAGCCCTCTCTCCCATCCAAATGCCTAACTTACTTACACTTTCTCAAGCCCACTTTATGCCAGAAAAATTAGATATCACTCTCTGCAGTTGAGCATGACAATAATTCATACTTCTTCTTGCAGTTGTGAGATCTGGTGTGGCTGGGGAGTCGAATGTGAAGGTAggctataaaaacaaaacttaattCTGCTTTCTGAAGGaatttactttcttatttaattttaatttttaggtgTTCTTATAGAATTAATATACAGTCATTGTAGAAGaatcaggtattttttttttcttttttcttttcaaagatagattcttactttgttgcccagattggtcttgaactcctgggctcaagtgatcctcctgccttaccgcccaaactgctgggattgcaggtgttagccactgtgccagcctgttttccctccctccctcccttcctgccttcctgcctgcctgccttcctgcctttcttttccttccttcttttctttttttcttttcttttcttttctttctctctctttctctttctctttcttttctctctctctctttctttctttctttctttctttctttctttctttctttctttctttctttctttctttctttctttctttctttctttctctctctctctctctctgtctctctttctttctttctgtttctgtttcatttctttccacACCCCTTCAGTAGAACATAAATTATATACGCGAAAGGAACATTATGAATCATCTGTAAGGTCAGATattgtggctcacacttgtaatcccaacactttgggaggccgaggtgggtagatcacttgaggtcaggagttcaagaccagcctgaccaacatgatgaaaccttgtgtctactaaaaatacaaaattagccgggcatggtggtgcatgcctgtaatcccagctacttgggaggctgaggcaggagaattgcttgaacctgggaggtggaggttgcagcgagctgagatagcgccattgtactccaggctgggcaacaaaagtgaaactccatctcaaaaaaaaaaaaaatcatcgaTAATCCCACAACTTGGATGTGACCATTGTCACCAGTGAGGTGTAGAGACAGTCTTCAGAAGGCACCATGAGGAAGTGGAAAATACACTGATGTGAAGTCAGAATCTGGGTTCTAGTTCTAGTTTTCTCTTGATTTCCTGAATGTCATACCCTTATCTACAAAAAGGAGCATTGGACTTAATTTTTCCTACAgtgaaaataaaaaggcatagaTGTTGCGACACAGAGGTGAGCATGTTTGTCTCCTGTCTCCTTCTCCCTTTTGGTGAACTATCAAAATACATGGAAGCACTGTAGACCTGAATGCTCAGAGGAAGGAGATTC
Protein-coding sequences here:
- the LOC105484550 gene encoding transmembrane epididymal protein 1-like, with the translated sequence MGTFIGHVYPGLFLFLYGLYQAVVISKAIIFSDSLLYPSSPPRNKGRCARLWKISYGGLLKMATGSLLTVYEVSCIKGGLILMNRELPPRFMYPKEWQHLTMFILLTLNGCVDFMSKNVLPQRCVGLEKGTLVLIIYQLLLLMVSHAKDSEGVELHVHSLLILVVFLLLLVLTAQLWAPNMCHLQLMETFLILTMGSWLMQAGFILYRPVSGYPWQDDDISDIMFVTTFFCWHVMIDASFLLGIYGFSSFWYHCYNPSLKLTRPKEAPYYASTPGPLYKLLQEVEQSEKEDQALLLAKCST